DNA sequence from the Peptococcus niger genome:
CCACCGGCGTCAGCCGTTTTATGGCCTCTTGGTTGATGACCCGATCATTTTTGCAAGGGCATCCGTGGCGTTTGATTTTCATGATTCTATTTGCCGCTTATTGGATTTGCTCTTTGGTCAATACTTTTATTGGGATTTTCTTAATGTGGCAAATTGTCTACAGCATTACCGAATCCATTGGTCAAAAACCTTTTGATAAATTCCCAACCATCATGATATTCGGCATAGCTATGTTCGGCGCATTGAGCCTAACCGCCATGCCCTGGGGCGGCAATGCCATTGTCAACTTAAGCGTTTATGCAAATATTGCTGGCGAAAGCGCCAATATGTTGGAATACATTCTATTTACGATTCCTTACGGGATGGCTTGTATCGGTATTTATCTCCTCATGGCCAAATTCTTATTCCGCTTGGACGTACGCCCCTTGGTCAATATTAAAAAAGAAAATATTGATCACAGTGCCTTAGAAATGACTGCCGAAAAACGGACCGCTTTAATCGCCCTCTTGGTATTTGTCGTCATGCTCTTAGGTCCTGGGCTGATCCCAAAAGGAACCGCCGCCTTTGAATTCTACCAACGGTTTGGCATTGCCGGCATCCTATTGCTCTTTATGGCCGGGTTGCTCCTCTTATCCCATAAGGGCAAACCCGTATTTGACTTTCCGACCCTAACAACCAAAGGGGTCCCTTGGCCCATGATTATGATGGTCTCCGTCATTTTGGCCATCGGCGGAACACTCATGAATGAAAAAACCGGGATTGCACCCTTTTTAAACCAAAATCTTGTGCCAATGTTATCCGATTTGCCGCCCGTTGCATTTGTTGTTATTTTGATTGCCGTTGTTGTGGTCTTAACCAACTTCATGATCAACATGGTTGTTGTTGCCATGTTCCTACCTATTTTAATTCCGATGGCTGAAAGCATGGGCCACTCCCCAATGCTTTTATCCTTCGCAGTGATGCTTGCCAGCACCAATGCCATTTTAACACCTGCCGGCTGTGCAGCGGCCAGCGTCCTATTCCCGAATAAGGACTGGATTACCGCAAAAGATATCTACAAGTACGGGACACCAACCGTCATTATCTTTTCTGCCTTCCTCATCATCTATTTCTTTATCAGCATGTTCATCATTTACTAAAAAATACAAGGCAGGCCTATTTTCGGGCCTGCCTTGTATTTTAAGCATGCATAACGAATGTTTATGCCCCCTATCCGACAACCGTATTAGCACAAGGCGTCATAATGCTTTATTATATAAGTAGGAAAATACCAGCATTCTCGTCACGCATTGAAAGGAGACTCATCTATGGGAACACCTACAGTACACCCTACCGGAACGACGATTTACAATCCGGAAAAATGTTTTAACGGTTATACGATTTTCCCGGCCCGGGAACAGGGCGCTGTGCTTATTGATATGAACGGCCGAGTGGTCAATTTTTGGAAGGACTTGCAAGGTTTTCCGAACAAGTTGCTCCCCGGCGGCGAAGTGGTCGGCAGCCGCGGCGAACGCAACAATGAGTTCGGCTGGCAGGACCAGATTGACCTGATCCAGGTGGACTGGGACGGCAATGTGGTTTGGGAATTTAACAAACTGGAATACATCGAAGACCCGGGCTATGAAGCCCAGTGGATGGCCCGCCAGCACCACGACTACCAGTTTGAAGGCAATACGGTGGGCTACTACGTGCCCGGCATGGAAGCCAAAACCCGTGGCGGGAATAAGCTGCTCCTTTGCCACCACACGGTAACCAACCCGAGAATTTCCGCCCTGCCCTTGTGCGATGACACGATTATTGAAATCAACGATGCGGGCGAGATTCTCTGGCGCTGGAACTGCAACGAGCACTTCCGCGAAATGGGCTTTTCTGAAGAAGCCAAAAACTGCATTGCTCGCAACCCGAACATGAACAAGTCCGGTGGGGACTGGATGCACACCAACTCCATGAGCGTCTTAGGCCCGAACCGTCACTATGACAACGGCGATGAACGCTTCCATCCGGATAACATCATCATTGACGGTCGTCAGACCAACATCATCTGCATCATCAGCAAGGAAACCGGTAAAATTGTCTGGAAGCTGGGCCCGGATTACACCGCTCCGGAAGCACGCTTTATCGGCCAGATTGTCGGCCA
Encoded proteins:
- a CDS encoding SLC13 family permease translates to MSTKASLPANREWLKALIVLGIAALGWIIPAPAPMTPIGVRCLAVFLAMIIGWSITASAWPSFLGLLLFPLTGVMPLKEFIAMGWGTDVMVFLILSFAMISYLEATGVSRFMASWLMTRSFLQGHPWRLIFMILFAAYWICSLVNTFIGIFLMWQIVYSITESIGQKPFDKFPTIMIFGIAMFGALSLTAMPWGGNAIVNLSVYANIAGESANMLEYILFTIPYGMACIGIYLLMAKFLFRLDVRPLVNIKKENIDHSALEMTAEKRTALIALLVFVVMLLGPGLIPKGTAAFEFYQRFGIAGILLLFMAGLLLLSHKGKPVFDFPTLTTKGVPWPMIMMVSVILAIGGTLMNEKTGIAPFLNQNLVPMLSDLPPVAFVVILIAVVVVLTNFMINMVVVAMFLPILIPMAESMGHSPMLLSFAVMLASTNAILTPAGCAAASVLFPNKDWITAKDIYKYGTPTVIIFSAFLIIYFFISMFIIY
- a CDS encoding aryl-sulfate sulfotransferase; the protein is MGTPTVHPTGTTIYNPEKCFNGYTIFPAREQGAVLIDMNGRVVNFWKDLQGFPNKLLPGGEVVGSRGERNNEFGWQDQIDLIQVDWDGNVVWEFNKLEYIEDPGYEAQWMARQHHDYQFEGNTVGYYVPGMEAKTRGGNKLLLCHHTVTNPRISALPLCDDTIIEINDAGEILWRWNCNEHFREMGFSEEAKNCIARNPNMNKSGGDWMHTNSMSVLGPNRHYDNGDERFHPDNIIIDGRQTNIICIISKETGKIVWKLGPDYTAPEARFIGQIVGQHHAHMIPQGLPGAGNILIYDNGGMGGYGAPNPGSKTGLNNSLRDYSRVIEFDPVTMKMVWECKPSDMGNAMPYHADHFYSMFISSAQRLPNGNTLITEGSGGRLMEVTRDHELVWEYISPYWGKYLPINMIYRAYRYPYDYVPQVEKPKEVAIERIDNTTFRMPGAAGKDPERTVSVEGTIGFTAVDGFCLESDD